Proteins encoded by one window of Sediminicoccus rosea:
- the pobA gene encoding 4-hydroxybenzoate 3-monooxygenase translates to MRTQVGILGAGPAGLLLAHLLHRAGIDSVIIEAKSRPYIEGRIRAGLLEQGSVDTLTEAGLADRLHREGLAHDGMELRFNDASHRIDLHGLTGKRVTIYGQQEAVKDMVAARFATGRPLHFEVEDAALHDIATDQPRITFTLDGEMRELRCDVVAGCDGFHGISRAAMPPEVLRIYERVYPFAWLGILAEARPISHELIYARHADGFALATMRSNTVSRLYLQCAPDEDLSQWSDARIWEGLHQRLGGVNEGPIFQKGVTAMRSFVAEPMRHGRLFLAGDAAHIVPPTGAKGMNLAVADVRVLAQGLTAFYRGQGMGLLDRYSEICLKRIWKVQRFSWWMTAMLHKFSDNDPFEHRVQVAELDYLVNSEAARTGLAEQYVGLPYDV, encoded by the coding sequence ATGCGGACACAGGTGGGAATTCTGGGCGCCGGGCCGGCCGGCCTGTTGCTGGCACACCTGCTGCACCGAGCCGGGATCGACAGCGTCATCATCGAGGCGAAGTCCCGCCCCTATATCGAGGGCCGCATCCGCGCGGGCCTGCTGGAGCAGGGCAGCGTGGACACGCTGACCGAGGCGGGTCTCGCCGATCGGCTGCACCGCGAAGGCCTGGCGCATGACGGCATGGAGCTGCGCTTCAACGACGCCTCCCACCGGATCGACCTGCATGGCCTGACCGGCAAGCGCGTGACGATCTATGGCCAGCAGGAGGCGGTGAAGGACATGGTGGCCGCCCGCTTCGCCACTGGCCGCCCGCTGCATTTCGAGGTGGAGGACGCGGCGCTGCATGACATCGCGACCGACCAGCCGCGCATCACCTTCACCCTGGATGGTGAGATGCGCGAGCTGCGCTGCGACGTTGTGGCGGGCTGCGACGGCTTCCACGGCATCTCCCGCGCCGCGATGCCGCCCGAGGTGCTGCGCATCTATGAGCGCGTCTATCCCTTCGCCTGGCTCGGCATCCTGGCCGAGGCCAGGCCGATCAGCCATGAGCTGATCTACGCGCGGCACGCCGATGGCTTCGCGCTCGCCACGATGCGCAGCAACACCGTCTCGCGCCTCTATCTGCAATGCGCGCCGGATGAGGACCTCAGCCAGTGGTCCGATGCGCGCATCTGGGAGGGGCTGCACCAGCGCCTGGGCGGGGTGAATGAGGGCCCGATCTTCCAGAAGGGCGTCACCGCCATGCGGAGCTTCGTGGCCGAGCCCATGCGCCACGGCCGCCTCTTCCTGGCGGGCGATGCGGCGCACATCGTCCCGCCAACCGGCGCCAAGGGCATGAACCTCGCCGTGGCTGATGTGCGGGTGCTGGCCCAGGGCCTCACCGCCTTCTATCGCGGCCAGGGGATGGGCCTGCTCGACCGCTACAGCGAGATCTGCCTGAAGCGGATCTGGAAGGTGCAGCGTTTCTCGTGGTGGATGACCGCCATGCTGCACAAGTTCAGCGACAACGACCCCTTCGAGCACCGCGTGCAGGTGGCCGAGCTGGACTACCTGGTGAATTCCGAGGCCGCGCGAACCGGCCTCGCCGAGCAATATGTGGGGCTGCCCTATGACGTCTGA